Below is a window of Rhodopseudomonas sp. P2A-2r DNA.
AGCGCCGCGCCCGGCGAATTCGTCGCGCTGCTCGGGCCGTCCGGATGCGGCAAGTCCACGCTGCTGCGTCTCGTTGCCGGCCTCGAGCCGCCGCGCGCCGGCACCTTGCGTGAGGACGGCGAACTGATCACGCAACCGCATCCATCGCGGGTGGTGGTGTTCCAGGATCCGACATTGTTTCCATGGCGCACCGTCTGGAACAATGTCGCGCTCGGGCTGGAAGCCCAGGGCATTCTCAAGACGCAACGGCACCGCGTCGATGCCGCCATCGATCTGGTGGGGCTGACGACGTTCAGGAACGCGTACCCGCACCAGCTCTCCGGCGGCATGGCGCAACGGGTCGCATTGGCCCGCGCGCTGGTCAACGACCCCAAGATCCTGGTGCTCGACGAGCCGCTGGGGAAGCTGGATTCGCTGACGCGCATCACCATGCAGGCCGAACTGGTTTCGCTGTGGCAGCGCAGCGGCTTCACGGCGCTGCTGGTCACCCATGATGTGGAGGAAGCCCTGTTCCTGGCCAACCGCGTCATCGTGTTCAGCGATCGCCCTGCAACCATCAAGGCCGACATCGCGGTGGACCGTCCCTACCCGCGCCACCGTGGCGATCCGCATCTGGCGGAACTGCGAAAGCATATTCTCGGGCTGCTGGGATTGGACGCGACATGGTGAGCCGGCTGAACATTCTCAAACACGACGACCAGCACGGTGACACCGCGTCGGGCAGCCGGGAGAAAGCCGTCCAACTCGCCGCTGGCTTCGCCGAGCGCGCGACGGCACACGATCGCGCTGGCAGTTTTCCGTTCGCGAATTTCCAGGAACTGTCCGATGCGGGCCTGCTGGCGCT
It encodes the following:
- a CDS encoding ABC transporter ATP-binding protein, encoding MVALARAEHIPVTAGAALDIAGVSHAFDIDGNVLPVLDNVSFSAAPGEFVALLGPSGCGKSTLLRLVAGLEPPRAGTLREDGELITQPHPSRVVVFQDPTLFPWRTVWNNVALGLEAQGILKTQRHRVDAAIDLVGLTTFRNAYPHQLSGGMAQRVALARALVNDPKILVLDEPLGKLDSLTRITMQAELVSLWQRSGFTALLVTHDVEEALFLANRVIVFSDRPATIKADIAVDRPYPRHRGDPHLAELRKHILGLLGLDATW